A stretch of DNA from Desulfosarcina ovata subsp. ovata:
ATCGCGAACTGATGGCGTTTTTCCCTTGATTACTAATACGCAGCTTGAAGCCAGTGAGGTATTAGGAAAATATAAAAACCAACCATTCCTTGAAAAACGGATGTATACCAAAAAATCGATTCTGGAAGTAGCGCCTGTTTTTTTAAAAAAGGAGCACCGTATTGAAGCCATGCTCTTTTTATATTTTATAGCCTTGATGATTGTGTCCCTTATCGAACGAAAGATACGGATGAATATGACAGCCGAGGAGATAGACAAGCTGCCCATATTACCCCAAGGGATGAATACAAAAAAGCCGACTTGGAATAACATCCGTTATTTCTATCGTAATGTCCACTTCTCGCAGATAATCCGGAATGGCGTATGTATACAATCAGTGGTGAAGGGAATCGGTGACATGCACAAACTTATCAACCGGTTGTTGGAGATACCCGAGGCGATCTACAATTATTTTCAAGATGGCTGGTGGCAATTTAAAGCTACCTGATTGATTTTAAAAAACAAAAACATAAGAAAATTAAAAAATTATTCGCCCGCCATGCGAAATGTAAGTTACAACCTACAAAAACTTTTTGGTAAAAACGATTGCCGGCGGGAGCTATTGCGGCGGGGTAGCGTGGTAGGTTTATTGATTTTTGGGGCGGGGTCTCGCTGCGGGATAGTAGAACCAACCGTTACACTTTTGCCGCATAGGCGGGGTAGGCCGTTACACTATTTTTGCCTTAGCATCCAACTGTATTCTGACGCTGTAGCAATATATCATAGTACTGATTGATTGCGTGGCCAAGTCAAAAAGGGGGCGCCCATTAAAGAGCGGCCCGAAGACTCTGAATTTTCCATCGGAATCCGCCCTTGACGGACTCATTTATATAAACCTACAGGTCGAACGAGATGATCAGAAAACGATTTCGTGATCCAAACTTCCAATGTTCCCTTGCATTCTTCATCAGGTAGGCTATATAAAATCCATAGCTTGACCGACGGCATCAGGCGGCTCTGTTCAACACCATTTTATCCATCATCCCTTTCATCGTTCCATCAGTTTCTTTGGAATCCGGTCGCAAAAGATGAGTATGCAACCACGAGAAGGCTGTCCGATTTTTATGTCAAGCGGATGAAAGGGAAGACGACTGCGGTCGAATCGGGACTGGCTCTGTTGGACGTTCTAAATCTCATCGGGATTTCATGTGGGAGTACTATTACGATGTGGAGCATGGATTATATCAGTAACCGCCCTTGGACGGTCAGTATTGGCATCTCCAGTCCCATCCGACGAGGAGATTCAAAGGATTTTGATCGAACGGCTTGGAAATGATCTGGCACAATGGGGGAACGGGCGGCTATCGCTCCTATGAAATTTTATTGATAAGGAATTTTGGGATTAAAAAATTGACGCCATGCGAGAAACATATATTCCCAATTCTGACACATCTATTTTTAAAGAAAATGACACCAGCTATAAAAATCGCAAAGAAAGCAAAAATTGATTTTACAATTCATGAATATACTCATGGAACTGCAAAAAAATTTGCAAGCATTTTTGTAAGTGCAGGGAAAAGAGGGCTGGAGATAGAACTCGCACCTGATGATTTAATCAAACTTACAAAAGGCAAATACAGTTCCATTTCTACTTAGGCTGGGGGAAAGAAATTATTCCACCATCCTGCTTGTCTTTGTGCCCGTCCACCGCGTTGCCGCCACAGGCACATATTCCCGATATGCACCGGTGGCGGCAGGCCGCGGTGGAGTGTGCCCGAACACCCAAAAGATGGGGATTTGGCCCTCGAAACCCGCCACCAACAGACTCATTATTCGGGCCTTACCAGCCGAACGCAATGGCCAAAACCGGGACGTTGGCCAAAACGCTATTCGTTATTTAGCCTTCTTGCTCGTTGGGCCCAGTCGGAATTATGGTCACTGGAACCGTAGAATTCTTCAGAACCTTTTCGGCTACACTACCAAACCGAAAGTGACCTTTCTCGCCGTGACTCGCCATAATCACCAAATCCATTTTTTCCTTGGCCATAAGCTTCAGGATTTCATTTGCAGGATCACCAATTGCCACGTGTTTAATATAGAGTGGACAGCCCTCGAGATATTTTTCACATATTTGACCCAACCGTTTGGATGCCGTTTTGTTGGCATGTTCCATCAGTTCGTGTACCCGTTTTTCTTCAAAAGCACCATACCATCCGTCATGATGGGCGACATCCTCAATTACATAAAGAATATGGATTTCCGCGTCATATTTTTGAGTCATCGATTTAACGTGAGGCAAGGCGATTTCAGATATTTTTGAAAAATCCGTCGGCCATAAAATCTTTTTTACATTCATGGGTTATCTCCTTTTGGATTTTTTAGGGGGGGCTTCCCATCCAAGTATTTCATAATTTTTACTCGATGCTTGTAAAGAAAACAGAAATTTAATGATTACATCACACAACAAAGTGGTCGCTTAAGCAGGATCTGGGGGCGAGGAAGAAAAAAGCGTCGAATGTTCGCGGCGGCGAGAGCTCTAGTTTTTTAAGTATATGCTCCGACGTGTCCCTTCGTCAAGCCATCGATCAGCAATTGTAATTTTGGAGCGTATCAATACAATATATAGATTAATACTAATTTATTAGCCACAATATATTGACAAAAACAGGCCAAAATTACAATTGCTGGCCATCGATATGGTCTTTCTACGGTAAAAAAACTAAAAATGGTTTAACATTAATCATGGCAGGGGGGGGGGGAGAGCAAAAAAACCTATTATCAGTGCCCAAAAGCCCATCCCTAAAAGACCATTTTTCTTGTGGTTTAATACCATTCGCTGCTACCCTGCCGGTAAGTGAGCTTGCCGTTTGGCGGCGCTTAAGGGGCGAGGGATGCAACATTACTTTTTAAAAGGAGATAAAACAGTGGATAATTCTATTCAATTTCCGTTATCAGGCGCTGTTACCCAGTCGATCAATCCGTGGGATTTCTGGATCAAATCCTTAAGTTCCCAATTGGGATTCATTAACATCAGAAACGTCACGTCTTCCGATTACCGGATTGAACAGGAGATCATTGAGGATGTTGCGAGCTACGGACGACAGATCGGTCAGATTACAGATGTTTTAAAAGTTCTAATCGACCATTCCGCCATGGGAGATCTTCAGGAAGACCAGAAACAAACCATTGGGCGCTTTGAGAAGATGATTTCAGAGATTGAGCAAGTCAAGAAAAAATGGAAGACGCCAAAAAATCTTTTGTCAGAAATAGACACGATGCTATCGGAGATTAGAGCCCTGAAGACAGAATCTCCGGCCACCTATGAGCTTGCAGTGAACAAAATAGAGGAAGCGCTTGGAAAGAAAGCCAAATGAACAATTGGTTTACAATAGATCAAATTGACAAGGAAACTTATATCATCAGCGAATACCGTCACTGGGAGGAAACCCATTGTTATCTCCTGAATGGCTCTGAATCCAGTTTGCTTATTGATACCGGGCTGGGAATCTGTAACATCCACGATAAAGTCGTTAAGCTGACTGACAAACCGGTTACCGCAGTGGCCACCCATATTCACTGGGATCATATTGGCGGTCATAAATACTTTCCAGACTTTTACGCGCATGAGGATGAACTGAATTGGCTCAGCGGAGAATTCCCTTTGACGATTGAGCAGATTAAAGGCATGGTCGTTGACCGCTGTGACCTGCCGGAAGGTTATGAC
This window harbors:
- a CDS encoding universal stress protein, with the translated sequence MNVKKILWPTDFSKISEIALPHVKSMTQKYDAEIHILYVIEDVAHHDGWYGAFEEKRVHELMEHANKTASKRLGQICEKYLEGCPLYIKHVAIGDPANEILKLMAKEKMDLVIMASHGEKGHFRFGSVAEKVLKNSTVPVTIIPTGPNEQEG